Sequence from the Mycobacterium florentinum genome:
TCGGCGCTCGATTGGGCCTACGCGGTGACGTGGGGCGGTGTCGGGATCGCGGCCGTCGTCGCCGTCGGCGGCATCATCGTCGCGGCGGCGCGCAAGCGGGTCATGTGGGTATGGCCCACCATTGCGCTGGTCCTGATCGTCGTGGCGGGCGTGATCGGATCACAGCTGGCCAACTCCGTCACCACGCACCATTGATGCACGCGCTAAAGGGTTGCGCTACAGCAGAATTCGGCGCTACTTTTCCAGCGCCTTCGCGCACGCGTCCAGGATCGCGACAAAACTCGAGCGCAGCAGCCGGCGGGTGAGCGCCTCCAGCGCCTTGCCTCCGGCCGCGGCCGGATGGGTGTAGTTGGTCAGCCAGTCGACATGCGTCCCATCGCCGGCGGCCGTGAACGTCAGGGTGCCGCCGTCGTGATCGAACGGCGGGATCGACTTGACGATCAAGTAGGTGTAGCTGTGGGGCCGATCGTAGGCCGTCAGCTCTTCGCGAAACCAGCTGCCGACCGCGATCACCTCGCGCAACGCTCCCGGGCCCGGACCCGACGTGCCCTTGGCCCAGTAACCCTTGAGCGCCAACGGCGAGGCGGCCAGATTGACCGGATCGGCCAGCCAGTCGAACACTTGCTCCACCGGCGCGGCGATCGTGCGTTCCACATGAATCTCGACCATCGGCACTAATGCTAGCCGCCGCCCGGGCGCGCGACTGCTGGCAACGATCAACATCTTTGCGGTGACGCAGAACACCCCAATTGTCGCCTTAGAGAAATCATAAGGAGATTTTGCTGGTACCCGCTTGAGTTGGTCACGATTAGGTCACGACGTGCGGGTACCGACAGCCAGGGCGTGACCGAGCCGAGAACTAGCGTCAACCCGCCGGTTAGCTACGCGCGCCGGCTCGGCGTTGCCGACGTTGACCTCAGCTACCTTGGACTTCGGGGAGTCGGGCGTCCCCGTGAATCAATTCGGATCGAAGGGCAAGGCTAATCATGAATTTCAGCAGTATCGTCGCGCGCCGGCGCGTCGCCGGCATCAGCGCGGGCTGCCTGCTCGGGGGAATGGCCATGGGCATCGTCGCCGCACCGTCGGCGGTTGCGGCCCCCGACTGCAGCCCCGCCGGCGTCAACGCCACGGTTTCCTCGACGCAGGACGCGGCACAGCAGTATCTCGCCGCCCACCCGGGCGCGAACCAGGTGGTGACGGCCGCGTTCAACCAGCCGCGTGGGGAGGCCGCGTCCAGCCTGCGCGGCTACTTCACCGCGCACCCGCAGGAGTACACCGACCTGCGTGGCATCCTGGCGCCGATCGGCGAAACCGAGCGTCAGTGCAACGTCTCGGCACTGCCGGGGAACCTGGAATCGGCCTACCACGAATTCATGGCCGGCTGATTCCGCCCGCAGCGACCCGCCACAACGCCGTGGCGGGTCGTTTTGCGTTTCCCGTGGATCGGTGTGAACCGCGCCATGGGCGGGTAATTCCCAGTCAGCCAATGGGTCTGGAGGTGACGATGCGGTTGCGCCGAAGCACGCTCGGCGGTCCGGGGATCGCGCGCAAACGCCGGGGCAAAGGGTTCGCCTACTACGGACCCGACGGCAACCCGCTGACGGACGAGGCCGCCCTGCAACGGATCAAAGACCTGGTGATCCCGCCGGCGTGGAAAAAGGTGTGGATCTCGCCGCACACCAACGGCCACATCCAAGCCGTCGGCACCGATGTCGCCGGGCGCCGCCAGTATCTCTACCATTCCGCCTGGCAGCAGGAGCGAGCCGAGGAGAAGTTCGACCGCGTCCTGGATCTGTCGACCCGGTTGCCGGATTTCCGCGCCCGCATTGTCGCCGACCTCGCTCGTCGGGGCGCGACGCGGGAGCGCGTGCTGGCGCTGGGACTGCGGCTGCTGGACCGTGGCTACTTCCGCTCTGGGGGTGAGCAATACGCCGACGAACACGAATCCTACGGAATTGCCACCCTGCTGTGTGAGCACGTGACGGTGCACCGCGACACCGTCGAATTCGACTACCCCGCCAAGAGCGGCGTGCAACGCACCGTGGCGGTGCCGGACGCCGGAGTGGTCCGTGCGGTGCGTTCACTGATGCGCCGCCGTGACCGCAGCGCGCGGTTGCTGGTGTACCGCAACGCATCCGAATGGACCGAGGTTCGGGCCGAGGATCTCAATGTCCGGTTCAAGGAACTCGTCGGCGACGAATTCACGGTGAAGGACCTGCGGACATGGCACGGAACGGTGCTGGCGGCAGCGGCATTCGTCGACGCGGATCCACCCGTATCCCAACGCGTGATCAAACGCGTCGAGGCCGCGGTGATGAAGGAGGTCGCCGAGGAACTCGGCAACACTCCCGCGGTGGCACGCGGGTCGTATGTCGATCCGCGAGTCGTCGCCGCCTACGAGCAGGAAATCACCATCGCCACGGCCGCCCGGCGCGCCCAGCGCGCCCGTCGGCCCGACGCGGCGCAGGAGATCCTCGAAAAAGCGACTCGCATGCTGATACGGCGAATAGCGAAGGATGGCAACGGATCCCGGACACCCACCCTCGCCAAGACGGCCTGACCCATGCGGATGACGGCGCTAGAGCTGGTTTTCGCGACCGACGAGTGCCCAGACCGTTTTCCCCGACGACTTCGGCGTGCTGCGCCATACGCGACAAAGTGCGGAAACGATCGATAGGCCCGACAGGGTTTCGCTGCCACTTTCATCCTCGAGCCGGCCGGCCGGCACCTGGCTGTCGTCTTCCACCGCCACTACGACGGTGTCTTGCAGGCTTTCGACAATCAGCACCGGCGCGCTGTCGGTGTGCTTGAGGACGTTGTCAACCAGGATGGTGGCGATCGTGCCCACGACGGGAATCAGACAGCCCTGGGCCCACGCGGTAAGCCATTGCCCGATCAGGGCGCGGGCGAGCCCCAGACTGACCGCTCTTGCCGGAAGCTGGGTTCGCAGCCGCCGTCGGTCCCGCAACGGCCGCTTGATGGCGGCAGCCAGCGCCGCCTCGCGGCCGGAATACAGCGGAACGCATCGGGCGATACCGGTCGCGGTGATCGACCGCCGATACGCAGAGTGCTGACACACCAGCAGGATCGGTACATCGGGCCACGCCGTGACATGCCAGCGAGCGCTGGTAAACACCGACCATGCGGATTCCGCGGGCACCGATAGGCCGTTGACGTCGGCGATTACCGCTCGCGGCTCATCCAGCGCAGCGTCGATCACGGCGTCGCGAAGCGTGCGGTAGGTGGCGCTGTTCAGCAGTCCGGTCACCTTCAGAACCGCGACATCATGCGTATGTTCCACGCACACGCCGACGGACGAGCCGGCCTGAGTCACCCTTTTCGACTACCCGTCCCCTCGGTAGGTAACCGCAGGCGATCGACGCTTCGTGCACCGGTCGATCGGCATGATTTCGCCGGCCCGGTTTCACCCCGGTCAGGCGGGGAATTCTCGCCAAGGTGTCCCATCAATGACAGGAGGGTGACCGTCGTGCCGAACCCGTCGATCAAGAACGAGAAGATGTATCGCGAACTGCGCAAACAGGGCAATTCGGAGGAAAAGTCCGCGCGAATCTCCAACGCCGCCGCGGCACGGGGCAAGTCCTCGGTCGGCCGCAAGGGGGGCAAGTCCGGCTCGTACACCGATTGGACGGTGCCGGCACTGAAGAAGCGCGCCAAAGAGCTTGGAATGTCCGGCTATTCGGGCCTTACGAAAGACAAATTGGTCGCCAAGCTGCGTAACCACTGAGTCCGCGCCGGCCTTCAGCCGGTAAGACCAAGCCGGTCGGCCAGCACCAAAAAAGCGACCGCGTAATCGTTGTCAACGGTCTGGGACCGGATGCGGCCCCAGTCGAGCCGTTCGCGAATCGCCCGCACCGCGGGCAGTAGCGTGGCGAAATCGCAGTGATGCTCGTGCAGCGCGCGCAGTTTCTGGATCAGCACCATCGTGGGCGGCAGCACCGGCATCGCGATAGCCAGTACGTCGCGCAGCTCGGCGCACTCCAGCATCGCCGAATCCACCGGTTCGCCGTTGAGTCGGTGCAGCACGTCGACCAACGTTTCGCCGATCCGCGCCTTGAAGAGCCAATCCTCCGGGGGATTCTCGATCGCGAACCCGGCGGCGCGCAGCGTCGCGGTCGCGGTCGCCACATCGGCCTCGGCGACCACCAGATCGACGTCATGACTGGGTTCGGGTGCGCCGTAAGCCCACAACGCGTAACTGCCGGCCAGCGCAAAGCGGGGCCCATCCTGCTTGAGCGCCGACGCGGCAGCACGCAGCGCCTCGCGCAGGTGTGCCCGGCAGTCCGGCGAATTCGACGAGGTCTCGGTGGGTGCCATCGTGACTAGGTCATACCCGGCCGGCCGGGCGGGCAACCCGTTTGTCATCTGTTTAAAGAGGGGCGAATTGGGCAATCGCCAGGTATGCCGCTGCCACCGCTTCGCGTCTACGATCGGGCTGTCGTGGTGGTTCCCGCCCACAACGAAAAGGCACGTCTCCCGGCATGTCTGCGGGCCGTACTGACCAGCGCGCTGTGTGTGCCGATTCCGGTCTCGGTAGTAGTGGTGCTGGACGCCAGCGACGACGACAGCGCGAAGCTGGCGGGCGAATACGGGCCGGATGTGCACTTCGTCAGCGTCGACGCCCGCAACGTCGGTGCCGCACGGGCGGCGGGTTTCGGCTACGGCCGGTCGCTGTGCCGCGACGAGGACGAGTGCTGGTACGCCACCACCGATGCCGACAGCCGAGTGGACCCCGGCTGGCTGATCCATCAGCTGGAGCTCGGCGCGGACATGGTGTTGGGCGTGGTACGGGTGGTCAACTGGCGCCACCATTCCCCCGACCTCGCCGCGCGTTATACACGGGCTTACGAGTCGAATCGGGACGGCCAGCACGACCACGTCCACGGCGCCAACATGGGTTTCAGTGCGCGCGCCTACTGGCGGGTCGGCGGCTTTCGCACGCTGACCTCCGGTGAGGACGTCGATCTGGTCGAGCGATTCGAGGCCGCCGGTTATCGCATTCACCGCGACACCGACTTGTCGGTCATCACATCGGCACGAACCCGGGCCCGCGCGCCACGCGGATTCGCGCATTATCTAAGACAATTCGGGACACCGGCGGTGGGTGATCGCGCGTGACCGCAGGGTTGATCAAACACTGGCTGGATTCCGGACGGCTCGAACTGCCGCTGCCCGCGTCGGGACGCACGCTGGAACGCTGGCAACGTCTGGCCCTGCTCGCCGAAGAAGACGTCGTCGCGGCCCGCATTGTCGAAGCCCACGTCGACGCCGTTGCGATCATCGACGAATTAGGCGGCAAGCCACCCGATCTCGGTCAACTGTGGGGGGTGTGGGCGGCCGAATCACCGGACGCCGTGGTGACGGCCACCAACGTGAAGGGCGCGTTCACCCTGAACGGCACCAAGGTTTGGTGCTCGGGCGCCGGATTCTGCACCCACGCCCTGGTGACCGCCCGACTGTACGACGGCCGGCGCGGCCTGTTCGCGGTCGCGGTCGCCGACCCTGCGGTGAAGGCACTGCCGTCCACCTGGTGGAACGCCGGGATGGCCGGAAGTGACACTCGGCCCGTGCAGTTCACCAATGCCCAAGCCGTCTCGGTCGGCGACCCGGGTGACTACCTGAACCGGTCCGGCTTCTGGCACGGCGCGATCGGCGTCGCGGCATGCTGGCTCGGCGGTGCGCGCAGGGTTGCCGAACCGCTCTATCGCTGTGCCGCAAGTGAATCAGCGGACGCGTATTCGTTGGCGCATCTGGGCGCGGTCGACGCGGCGCTCGCCGCCGGCGACGCGATGCTGACCACCGCGGCAACCCACGTCGATGCCGACCCGTTCGACCGGTCCGACAGTGCCGAACTGCTCGCGCGCCGGGTTCGGGCGATCGTCGAACACGCCGCCGACGAGGCGATCACCCGCACCGGCCGTGCGTTGGGGCCCGGTCCCCTGTGTCAGGACGGCCGGCATGCCCAGCGGGTGGCCGATCTGAGCATCTACATACGGCAAAGCCACGCCGAGCGGGATCTGG
This genomic interval carries:
- a CDS encoding acyl-CoA dehydrogenase family protein translates to MTAGLIKHWLDSGRLELPLPASGRTLERWQRLALLAEEDVVAARIVEAHVDAVAIIDELGGKPPDLGQLWGVWAAESPDAVVTATNVKGAFTLNGTKVWCSGAGFCTHALVTARLYDGRRGLFAVAVADPAVKALPSTWWNAGMAGSDTRPVQFTNAQAVSVGDPGDYLNRSGFWHGAIGVAACWLGGARRVAEPLYRCAASESADAYSLAHLGAVDAALAAGDAMLTTAATHVDADPFDRSDSAELLARRVRAIVEHAADEAITRTGRALGPGPLCQDGRHAQRVADLSIYIRQSHAERDLAALGGLAGQRR
- a CDS encoding glycosyltransferase, with translation MPLPPLRVYDRAVVVVPAHNEKARLPACLRAVLTSALCVPIPVSVVVVLDASDDDSAKLAGEYGPDVHFVSVDARNVGAARAAGFGYGRSLCRDEDECWYATTDADSRVDPGWLIHQLELGADMVLGVVRVVNWRHHSPDLAARYTRAYESNRDGQHDHVHGANMGFSARAYWRVGGFRTLTSGEDVDLVERFEAAGYRIHRDTDLSVITSARTRARAPRGFAHYLRQFGTPAVGDRA
- a CDS encoding STAS domain-containing protein yields the protein MTQAGSSVGVCVEHTHDVAVLKVTGLLNSATYRTLRDAVIDAALDEPRAVIADVNGLSVPAESAWSVFTSARWHVTAWPDVPILLVCQHSAYRRSITATGIARCVPLYSGREAALAAAIKRPLRDRRRLRTQLPARAVSLGLARALIGQWLTAWAQGCLIPVVGTIATILVDNVLKHTDSAPVLIVESLQDTVVVAVEDDSQVPAGRLEDESGSETLSGLSIVSALCRVWRSTPKSSGKTVWALVGRENQL
- a CDS encoding DNA topoisomerase IB, producing MRLRRSTLGGPGIARKRRGKGFAYYGPDGNPLTDEAALQRIKDLVIPPAWKKVWISPHTNGHIQAVGTDVAGRRQYLYHSAWQQERAEEKFDRVLDLSTRLPDFRARIVADLARRGATRERVLALGLRLLDRGYFRSGGEQYADEHESYGIATLLCEHVTVHRDTVEFDYPAKSGVQRTVAVPDAGVVRAVRSLMRRRDRSARLLVYRNASEWTEVRAEDLNVRFKELVGDEFTVKDLRTWHGTVLAAAAFVDADPPVSQRVIKRVEAAVMKEVAEELGNTPAVARGSYVDPRVVAAYEQEITIATAARRAQRARRPDAAQEILEKATRMLIRRIAKDGNGSRTPTLAKTA
- a CDS encoding SRPBCC family protein, whose protein sequence is MVEIHVERTIAAPVEQVFDWLADPVNLAASPLALKGYWAKGTSGPGPGALREVIAVGSWFREELTAYDRPHSYTYLIVKSIPPFDHDGGTLTFTAAGDGTHVDWLTNYTHPAAAGGKALEALTRRLLRSSFVAILDACAKALEK
- a CDS encoding DUF7218 family protein gives rise to the protein MPNPSIKNEKMYRELRKQGNSEEKSARISNAAAARGKSSVGRKGGKSGSYTDWTVPALKKRAKELGMSGYSGLTKDKLVAKLRNH
- a CDS encoding heme-binding protein is translated as MNFSSIVARRRVAGISAGCLLGGMAMGIVAAPSAVAAPDCSPAGVNATVSSTQDAAQQYLAAHPGANQVVTAAFNQPRGEAASSLRGYFTAHPQEYTDLRGILAPIGETERQCNVSALPGNLESAYHEFMAG